The following are from one region of the Nicotiana tomentosiformis chromosome 7, ASM39032v3, whole genome shotgun sequence genome:
- the LOC104106152 gene encoding uncharacterized protein: MALDLDVHELLVMGDSDFLIRQAQGEWDTRDIKLIQYRQCVRDLSKRFKSIEFRYIPRFQNELDDALATLASMLPYPGNTYIDPLQIQIQNQHGYCNTIETEPDGEPWYHDIKRFLKITEYPEHAKGDKKRTIRRLAGGFFLNGEMFYKRTSDLNLLRCIDATEAERVMSEVYSGASNGHRFILVAIDYFTKWVEAVTFKAVTKKEVVDFVHSNIICRFNIPKTIITNNAANLNSHLMKEVLERFKIVHRHSTPYRPKANGAVEAANKNIKKILRKMIKGSRQWHEKLPFALLGYHTTARTSVSVTPYLLFYGTEAIIPTEVEIPSLRIIVESEIEYTE; this comes from the exons ATGGCCCTTGAtttggatgtgcatgaactattggttatgggagattctgactttCTTATCaggcaagcccaaggtgaatgggatactcgagacatcaagcttattcaatacagacaatgtgtacgaGACCTGAGCAAGAGATTCAAATCCATcgaattcaggtacattcccaggtttcaaaATGAGCTAGACGACGCCTTGGCTaccttagcctcgatgctcccttatccaggCAATACCTATATTGATCCACTGCAAATCCAAATTCAGAATCAACATGGCTACTGCAATACtattgagacagaaccagatggtgaaccttggtaccatgacataaaacgattcctgaaaataacagaatacccagagcatgccaagggagataaaaaaagaactataaggcggctcgccggcggtttcttcctgaatggggaaatgTTTTACAAAAGGACCTCAGATTTGAACTTATTGAGATGCAtagatgccacagaagctgagcgAGTCATGAGTGAAGTGTattcgggg gcttcaaatgggcatagattcattctggtcgccattgattacttcaccaagtgggtggaggcagTTACTTTCAAGGCAGTCACCAAGAAAGAagtggtagattttgttcattccaacatcatctgtcgCTTTAATATCCCAAAGACCATTATCACTAATAATGCAGCCAATCTaaatagtcatctgatgaaggaggtattAGAGCGATTTAAAATTGTGCATCGCCATTCTACACCCTACCGGCCTAAAGCTaatggagccgttgaagcagctaacaagaatatcaagaagatccTTAGGAAGATGATTAAAGGGtccaggcaatggcatgaaaagttgccttttgctcttttgggataccacacgactgctcgcacatctgtgAGTGTAACTCCTTATCTGTTATTTTATGGAACTGAAGCTATAATACCGactgaagttgaaattccctctctccgaatcattgtGGAATCAGAGATTGAATACACCGAGTAG